From the Paramormyrops kingsleyae isolate MSU_618 chromosome 7, PKINGS_0.4, whole genome shotgun sequence genome, one window contains:
- the ppp1r26 gene encoding protein phosphatase 1 regulatory subunit 26, whose protein sequence is MFLKNVLPAFAMHTEWRSYGPASSFSMPSCFDDSSSVTSTTSSLIPGKVQMIIDSLRSTQSSLNMNEENGGTLQTGEPRAPGYNGKTSHVVQKARQRGAMSVGRTQKQNTEALKLESQSQDSDSDDSVDRGIEEAIQEYLKEKGDPKQSMKLNTNPLQMSKQLKRNFSSSETQKYLDRSKILTASNYAPKNLKASYSMAMERIPFHKEKHDGNSLSINITDVNKAQVIKNAADVISLSKTVQPPSVVKEEKTPESSSDDGIEEAIWHYQLEKKKKHEGSRTTSKVFQAKEESDSSSDDGIEEAIRHYQLEKQKEKHEHTTKAFKPSHPKPTQVGKTAALSSEKPSNQAFKKQKMSSKRKISEKLPKSTIPSAVVPDQVNTPFDNKVALFKNNPILPLETPLPLKVNTTAELMCAEAILDISKTVMPRSFEETSSPSNPCIESPSLPTEDCPNWSDNKSNDSSVDSDDGIEQEIRKFLESKAQMHKQQLVDTKYERNQDDIWQKNADSPQSKKLKPTLSHKRKRKEDNFKAGKGEGPEQEIKEPVSQTRCDGIIGVQASGSIIDASVVIDVTTKSAETMKDPDQKCYPENPNNAKGSALNEGDSPLATVKNEVSGSPILADRLGESGDKSSSLDSDEDLDAAIKDLLKTKRRLRKKTKDKKVKSRKKFHSGIMELSHEESEKKKILLESKIGTIPKNCDETSKHTVGTKRKLSNMSSKLTNKKVKPCINLDKSGDAQELAGVETFTGCASQIVEDSSSVDSDDSIEQEIRKFLAEKAKVSTMSISTEEFRKKSISTTDFPLERSMSLEAQQAEISPTLKAPYFELSERSGSEQDRSQDGQMLQSTSPDFYYSQSSKSDQAASREMDALKMQKRSIMTLEDSRTQSSRPEMERCKSEQNFTSNCITEAGPINQVMPSAETTAFQSQSQNLFCYSELSPHSDRSVNMTSATNLQNAVIKHQDKGSESAKEVCNTCPLTCDTENMCKNTLMNPFKRSPETASPASLPYSSCLPDRLFKQDTVSDQGHPEGTSLLENMVQVKKDPVTFSKEEPHEFFCVQVRNRDLIGAEDGRNCYGETVDGKQVEGEQVREERKDCVENSFESCEERISADQRSDQSQNQHPGL, encoded by the coding sequence ATGTTCCTGAAGAATGTTCTGCCTGCATTTGCAATGCATACAGAATGGAGATCCTACGGTCCTGCTAGCAGCTTTAGCATGCCCTCGTGCTTTGATGACTCTAGCAGTGTCACATCTACCACTAGCAGTCTGATCCCTGGGAAAGTCCAGATGATTATTGACAGCCTAAGAAGCACCCAGTCCTCTCTCAACATGAATGAGGAGAATGGTGGAACTCTCCAGACAGGTGAACCCCGGGCCCCTGGTTACAATGGAAAGACAAGCCATGTTGTACAGAAGGCAAGACAGAGGGGGGCAATGAGCGTTGGcagaacacagaaacaaaatACAGAGGCCTTAAAGTTGGAATCCCAGAGCCAGGATTCTGATAGCGATGACTCTGTGGACAGAGGAATTGAGGAAGCAATTCAAGAGTATCTGAAGGAAAAGGGTGACCCCAAACAGAGCATGAAGTTAAACACAAATCCACTGCAGATGTCCAAGCAGCTGAAAAGAAACTTTTCCTCATCAGAAACACAGAAATATTTAGATAGGAGTAAAATCCTAACTGCCAGTAACTATGCTCCAAAAAATCTGAAAGCAAGCTACTCAATGGCTATGGAAAGAATCCCTTTCCACAAGGAAAAGCATGATGGGAATAGTCTGTCTATTAACATAACCGATGTCAACAAGGCTCAAGTCATCAAAAATGCAGCTGATGTGATTTCCCTGTCCAAAACAGTTCAGCCTCCTTCAGTAGTGAAAGAGGAAAAGACACCAGAATCTAGCAGTGATGATGGCATCGAAGAGGCTATTTGGCACTACCAGctggagaagaaaaagaaacacgAAGGCTCCCGAACAACATCCAAAGTCTTTCAAGCCAAAGAAGAGTCTGATTCCAGTAGCGATGATGGCATTGAAGAAGCCATTCGGCACTACCAGCTGGAAAAGCAAAAGGAAAAGCATGAACATACCACAAAAGCCTTTAAACCTTCTCATCCTAAGCCTACCCAAGTAGGTAAAACTGCTGCACTGAGTTCAGAAAAACCTAGTAATCAAGCtttcaaaaaacagaaaatgtcaTCCAAAAGAAAGATTTCTGAGAAGCTGCCTAAAAGTACAATTCCATCAGCTGTGGTTCCGGATCAAGTGAACACACCATTTGACAACAAGGTGGCTTTATTTAAGAATAACCCAATTTTGCCTCTTGAAACTCCACTTCCACTGAAGGTAAACACAACAGCTGAACTTATGTGTGCCGAGGCTATACTGGACATTTCTAAAACTGTTATGCCTAGGTCCTTTGAAGAGACTTCATCTCCTTCAAACCCTTGTATTGAGTCTCCATCTTTACCCACTGAGGACTGCCCTAACTGGTCTGATAACAAAAGTAATGATAGCTCTGTTGACAGCGATGATGGCATTGAGCAGGAAATAAGGAAGTTCCTAGAATCAAAGGCACAAATGCATAAGCAGCAGCTTGTTGACACAAAATATGAGAGGAATCAAGATGACATCTGGCAGAAGAACGCTGACTCGCCACAGAGCAAAAAGCTAAAGCCTACTTTATCCCATAAAAGAAAACGCAAGGAGGACAACTTTAAAGCTGGCAAAGGAGAGGGTCCAGAACAAGAGATTAAAGAACCAGTCTCTCAGACACGGTGTGATGGAATCATTGGTGTTCAAGCTTCTGGAAGTATTATAGATGCTTCTGTTGTAATTGATGTGACAACAAAAAGTGCAGAAACTATGAAAGATCCTGACCAGAAGTGCTATCCTGAGAATCCAAATAATGCTAAGGGTTCAGCACTTAATGAAGGAGATTCGCCTTTAGCAACTGTAAAAAATGAAGTATCGGGATCACCAATATTGGCAGATAGATTGGGAGAGAGTGGAGACAAGAGCAGCTCATTAGATAGTGATGAAGATTTAGATGCTGCAATTAAAGATCTGCTAAAGACCAAAAGAAGACTGAGAAAGAAGACAAAGGACAAGAAGGTAAAGTCAAGGAAAAAGTTTCATTCTGGTATTATGGAATTATCCCATGAGGAGTCtgagaaaaagaaaattctTCTTGAAAGTAAAATCGGTACCATCCCCAAGAACTGTGATGAAACATCTAAACATACTGTAGGTACCAAACGCAAATTGAGCAATATGAGCTCGAAACTCACAAATAAGAAGGTGAAACCCTGCATTAATTTAGATAAAAGTGGTGATGCACAAGAACTAGCTGGTGTGGAGACATTTACAGGTTGTGCATCTCAAATAGTGGAAGACAGTAGTTCTGTAGACAGCGATGACAGCATTGAGCAAGAGATCAGGAAGTTCTTGGCGGAGAAGGCGAAGGTGTCCACAATGAGCATAAGTACCGAGGAGTTCAGAAAGAAGAGTATCAGCACTACCGATTTCCCGCTGGAAAGGAGTATGTCGTTGGAAGCTCAGCAGGCTGAGATTTCTCCTACGTTAAAGGCTCCGTATTTTGAACTCTCTGAGAGATCTGGATCTGAACAGGACAGAAGTCAAGATGGACAGATGCTACAAAGTACATCTCCTGATTTTTATTATTCTCAATCCAGTAAAAGTGATCAGGCAGCAAGTAGGGAAATGGATGCTCTGAAAATGCAAAAGAGAAGCATAATGACTTTGGAGGACAGTAGGACTCAGAGTAGTAGGCCAGAGATGGAAAGGTGCAAATCAGAACAGAATTTCACCTCTAACTGTATTACAGAAGCCGGACCGATAAATCAGGTAATGCCCTCTGCAGAAACGACGGCTTTTCAGTCACAGAGTCAGAACCTGTTCTGCTATAGCGAACTCAGCCCACATAGCGATAGGAGTGTCAATATGACCAGTGCAACCAATTTGCAAAATGCAGTCATCAAGCATCAAGATAAAGGTAGCGAGTCTGCAAAGGAAGTGTGTAACACGTGCCCATTAACATGTGACACTGAGAACATGTGCAAGAATACATTAATGAACCCTTTCAAGCGTTCCCCTGAAACCGCTTCACCTGCCAGCCTTCCATATTCCTCCTGTTTGCCTGACAGGCTATTCAAGCAGGACACTGTTTCAGACCAGGGCCATCCGGAAGGCACCTCTCTGTTGGAGAACATGGTGCAAGTCAAGAAAGACCCTGTGACGTTCTCCAAAGAAGAACCCCATGAGTTCTTCTGTGTTCAGGTCAGGAATAGGGATCTCATTGGGGCAGAAGATGGGAGGAATTGCTATGGAGAAACTGTAGATGGGAAACAAGTGGAAggagagcaggtgagagaggAAAGGAAGGACTGTGTGGAGAACAGTTTTGAATCATGTGAGGAGAGAATAAGTGCTGATCAGAGGTCAGATCAGAGTCAGAATCAGCATCCTGGATTGTGA
- the mrps2 gene encoding small ribosomal subunit protein uS2m, with amino-acid sequence MATGKLVKVFWRFGRPAQLSARLSDIHAYGRLYASAAAAQTVHNDIPGENRVLTQPLSHPDFFRLSELISLKDLFEARVHLGHKKGCRHRLMEPYLFGCRLDQDIIDLDQTLELLQQALNFTAHVAYRGGVILFVSRRRQFCHLVESMARDCGEYAHTRFWRGGLLTNAPIQYGPGVRLPDLIVFLSTLNNVFQQHVAIRDAAKMNIPTVGVVDSNCNPSLVTFPIPGNDDTPCAVELYCKLFKMTINRAKDKRRQMNLLHGFVSPGSEEPRS; translated from the exons ATGGCGACTGGAAAGCTTGTTAAAG TGTTTTGGAGGTTCGGCCGTCCAGCACAGCTATCGGCAAGACTGTCCGACATCCACGCTTATGGTCGACTATACGCGAGTGCGGCGGCCGCTCAGACTGTTCACAATGACATCCCAG GTGAAAATCGAGTTCTCACTCAACCCCTCAGTCACCCGGACTTCTTCCGCCTGTCCGAACTAATTTCCCTGAAGGATTTATTTGAGGCCAGGGTTCACCTCGGCCATAAAAAAGGCTGCAGACATAG GCTAATGGAGCCTTATCTGTTTGGCTGCCGGCTGGATCAGGACATTATTGACCTGGATCAGACTTTGGAGCTGCTGCAGCAAGCACTGAATTTCACAGCGCACGTGGCGTACCGGGGGGGAGTGATCCTCTTTGTCAGTCGACGCCGGCAGTTTTGTCACCTGGTTGAGAGCATGGCGAGAGACTGTGGGGAGTATGCTCACACACGCTTCTGGCGCGGCGGACTGCTCACTAACGCACCCATCCAGTACGGCCCAGGCGTGCGTCTTCCTGACCTCATCGTCTTCCTCTCCACCCTAAATAATGTCTTCCAGCAGCATGTAGCTATTCGCGATGCAGCTAAGATGAATATCCCCACTGTTGGGGTGGTGGACTCCAATTGTAACCCCAGCCTAGTGACCTTCCCTATCCCTGGCAATGATGACACTCCTTGTGCAGTGGAGCTCTACTGCAAGCTCTTCAAGATGACCATCAACCGCGCCAAGGACAAAAGGAGGCAGATGAATCTGCTACATGGTTTCGTAAGCCCAGGCTCTGAAGAACCACGTTCCTAG